Proteins from one Comamonas flocculans genomic window:
- a CDS encoding ABC transporter ATP-binding protein, with protein MTEETERVRLQALGLALAPETGGALRDWNAEFGPGLSLLLDEEGESKSALLRVLAGELPPVAGVLRWCGVPLAEQLRRAPQTVFWRDPRAEWPQISPAQWAAGLAARYPHWNAAQWQQLVQALALQEHLHKEMFRLSTGGKRKVLLAAALASGAPLTLIDEPEAALDRPSIVALRAALAQQGQASRRVLIVGHHEVLPDLPWSELVTLR; from the coding sequence ATGACCGAAGAAACCGAACGCGTGCGCCTGCAGGCGCTGGGGCTGGCGTTGGCGCCCGAGACCGGCGGCGCCCTGCGCGACTGGAATGCCGAATTTGGCCCGGGGCTGTCGCTGCTGCTGGACGAAGAAGGCGAAAGCAAGAGCGCGCTGCTGCGCGTGCTGGCCGGGGAACTGCCGCCCGTCGCCGGCGTGCTGCGCTGGTGCGGCGTACCGCTGGCCGAACAGCTGCGCCGTGCGCCGCAGACCGTCTTCTGGCGCGACCCGCGCGCCGAATGGCCGCAGATCTCACCCGCGCAATGGGCGGCCGGGCTGGCTGCGCGCTACCCGCATTGGAATGCGGCGCAGTGGCAGCAGCTGGTGCAGGCGCTGGCGCTGCAGGAGCACCTGCACAAGGAGATGTTTCGCCTCTCCACCGGCGGCAAGCGCAAGGTGCTGCTGGCGGCTGCGCTGGCCAGCGGCGCGCCGCTCACACTCATCGACGAGCCCGAGGCGGCGCTGGACCGTCCCTCCATCGTGGCGCTGCGCGCCGCGCTGGCACAGCAGGGCCAGGCGAGCCGGCGCGTGCTCATCGTCGGCCACCATGAAGTGTTGCCCGACCTGCCCTGGAGCGAGCTTGTCACCTTGCGCTGA
- the gdhA gene encoding NADP-specific glutamate dehydrogenase, which yields MSARLSVGQFLERVGQRNPHQPEFLQAVTEVMETLWPFLQANPRYTEHALLERLVEPERVVCFRVSWVDDAGQVRVNRGYRVQHSMAIGPYKGGLRLHPSVTLSILKFLAFEQTFKNALTTLPMGGAKGGSDFDPKGRSNGEIMRFCQAFASELFRHVGADTDVPAGDIGVGGREVGFIAGMIKKLTNRADCVLTGKGMGFGGSLLRPEATGYGLIYFAEEMLKTRGKSLEGMRVSVSGSGNVAQYAIEKALQHGAKVVTCSDSGGTVIDEDGFSAEKLAVLMQVKNEQYGRVSDYAARVGAQFQAGARPWQVPVDVALPSAVQNELDEADARTLIANGVQCVAEGANMPSTNEAAKAFEAAGVLYAPGKASNAGGVATSGLEMSQNAQRLVWTRDEVDARLRCIMQSIHGACLQHGQRPDGSMSYVTGANVAGFVKVADAMLQQGVI from the coding sequence ATGAGTGCCCGTCTCTCCGTTGGCCAGTTTCTCGAACGCGTGGGTCAGCGCAACCCCCATCAGCCGGAATTCCTGCAGGCCGTGACCGAGGTCATGGAGACCCTGTGGCCCTTCCTGCAGGCCAACCCGCGCTACACCGAGCACGCCCTGCTCGAACGCCTGGTGGAGCCCGAGCGCGTGGTCTGCTTTCGCGTGAGCTGGGTGGACGACGCAGGCCAGGTGCGGGTCAACCGCGGCTACCGGGTGCAGCACAGCATGGCCATAGGCCCGTACAAGGGCGGGCTGCGCCTGCACCCGTCGGTGACGCTGTCCATCCTGAAATTCCTGGCCTTCGAGCAGACCTTCAAGAACGCCCTGACCACGCTGCCCATGGGCGGCGCCAAGGGCGGCTCGGACTTCGACCCCAAGGGCCGCAGCAACGGCGAGATCATGCGTTTCTGCCAGGCCTTTGCCAGCGAGCTGTTCCGCCACGTGGGCGCGGACACCGACGTGCCCGCGGGCGACATCGGCGTGGGCGGGCGCGAGGTCGGCTTCATCGCCGGCATGATCAAGAAGCTCACCAACCGCGCCGACTGCGTGCTCACCGGCAAGGGCATGGGCTTTGGCGGCTCGCTCCTGCGCCCCGAGGCCACGGGCTACGGCCTCATCTACTTCGCCGAGGAAATGCTCAAGACGCGCGGCAAGAGCCTGGAAGGCATGCGCGTGTCGGTCTCGGGCTCGGGCAACGTCGCGCAGTACGCGATCGAGAAGGCCCTGCAGCACGGGGCCAAGGTCGTCACCTGTTCGGATTCGGGCGGCACGGTGATCGACGAAGACGGCTTCAGCGCCGAGAAGCTCGCGGTGCTGATGCAGGTCAAGAACGAGCAGTACGGCCGCGTGAGCGACTACGCCGCGCGCGTGGGCGCGCAGTTCCAGGCCGGCGCGCGCCCCTGGCAGGTGCCGGTGGACGTGGCCCTGCCCAGTGCGGTGCAAAACGAGCTCGACGAAGCCGACGCCCGCACGCTGATCGCCAACGGCGTGCAATGCGTGGCCGAAGGCGCCAACATGCCATCGACCAACGAAGCGGCCAAGGCCTTCGAGGCGGCCGGCGTGCTCTACGCCCCTGGCAAGGCGAGCAACGCCGGCGGCGTCGCCACCTCGGGCCTGGAGATGAGCCAGAACGCCCAGCGCCTGGTCTGGACGCGCGACGAGGTGGACGCGCGCCTGCGCTGCATCATGCAGAGCATCCACGGCGCCTGCCTGCAGCATGGCCAGCGCCCCGACGGCTCGATGAGCTACGTCACCGGCGCCAATGTCGCGGGCTTTGTCAAGGTGGCGGATGCGATGCTGCAGCAAGGGGTGATCTGA
- the mutL gene encoding DNA mismatch repair endonuclease MutL: MNTPPAPAFARRPIHELPDELISQIAAGEVVERPASVVRELVDNALDAGATQVTVRLLAGGVRLIAVEDDGCGIAEQELTLALRRHATSKIASLDELESVATMGFRGEALAAIASVSELSLLSRTATASAACLLDARSGELRPAARAVGTTVQVKELFFSTPARRKFLKSDATELAHCVQALRRHALARPDVGFALWHEGRLAQQWRATCAPGQEPGDDALARRMADVLGEDFITESLTVHHQAGPLVITGRAGLPSSARSRADQQYSYVNGRYVRDKVLQHAARAAYEDVLHGQRQPIWVLYLRIDPARVDVNVHPTKIEVRFRDSREVHQATLHALQQVLAAPRAQALAGAPASIPTENFKPNRPQTLAWQAQAALKLEESSGHKVSDLQALWGKPAPAMPDSPAQAPAEALPPAQPVVGAGVPAPEAAGAGDTAAWPLGRALAQIHGVYILAENTRGLVIVDMHAAHERIVYERLKAQIDAARRIASQPLLIPATFAATPLEVATAETQGETLAMLGLEITAFSARTLAVRAVPTTLVQGDAVELARKVLAELAQYEASSVVERARNEILATMACHGAVRANRLLSLPEMNALLRQMETTERSDQCNHGRPTWRQLSMKELDALFLRGR, translated from the coding sequence GTGAACACCCCGCCCGCCCCTGCCTTCGCCCGCCGCCCCATCCACGAACTGCCCGACGAGCTGATCAGCCAGATCGCCGCGGGCGAAGTCGTCGAGCGCCCCGCTTCCGTGGTGCGAGAACTCGTGGACAACGCGCTGGACGCCGGCGCCACCCAGGTCACCGTGCGGCTGCTCGCCGGCGGCGTGCGCCTGATCGCGGTGGAAGACGACGGCTGCGGCATTGCCGAGCAGGAACTCACGCTGGCGCTGCGCCGCCACGCCACCAGCAAGATCGCCAGCCTGGACGAACTGGAGTCGGTGGCCACCATGGGCTTTCGCGGCGAGGCGCTGGCCGCCATTGCCTCGGTCTCGGAGCTGTCGCTGCTCTCGCGCACCGCCACCGCCAGCGCCGCCTGCCTGCTCGATGCGCGCAGTGGCGAGCTGCGCCCGGCCGCCCGCGCCGTCGGCACCACGGTGCAGGTCAAGGAGCTGTTCTTTTCCACGCCGGCGCGGCGCAAGTTCCTCAAGAGCGACGCCACCGAACTGGCCCACTGCGTGCAGGCGCTGCGCCGCCACGCGCTGGCGCGCCCCGACGTGGGCTTCGCCCTCTGGCACGAGGGCAGGCTGGCGCAGCAGTGGCGCGCCACCTGCGCGCCCGGCCAGGAGCCGGGCGACGACGCGCTGGCGCGGCGCATGGCCGACGTGCTGGGCGAGGACTTCATCACCGAGTCGCTGACCGTGCACCACCAGGCCGGCCCGCTGGTGATCACCGGGCGCGCGGGCCTGCCCAGCAGCGCCCGCTCGCGCGCGGACCAGCAGTACAGCTACGTCAACGGCCGCTACGTGCGCGACAAGGTGCTGCAGCATGCCGCGCGCGCCGCCTACGAGGACGTGCTGCACGGCCAGCGCCAGCCGATCTGGGTGCTGTATCTGCGCATCGATCCGGCGCGCGTGGACGTGAACGTGCACCCGACCAAGATCGAGGTGCGCTTTCGCGACAGCCGCGAGGTACACCAGGCCACGCTGCACGCGCTGCAGCAGGTGCTGGCGGCGCCACGGGCCCAGGCGCTGGCGGGGGCGCCCGCATCCATACCGACTGAAAATTTCAAGCCAAATAGGCCTCAAACGCTTGCCTGGCAAGCGCAAGCAGCTCTCAAATTGGAAGAAAGTTCGGGCCACAAGGTGTCGGACCTGCAAGCGCTCTGGGGCAAGCCGGCCCCCGCCATGCCGGACTCCCCGGCCCAGGCGCCAGCCGAGGCATTGCCGCCCGCGCAGCCCGTGGTCGGCGCCGGGGTGCCCGCGCCCGAAGCTGCTGGCGCCGGAGATACCGCCGCCTGGCCGCTGGGGCGCGCACTGGCGCAGATCCACGGCGTCTACATCCTGGCGGAGAACACCCGCGGCCTGGTCATCGTGGACATGCATGCGGCGCACGAACGCATCGTCTACGAGCGCCTGAAGGCGCAGATCGACGCCGCGCGGCGCATCGCCAGCCAGCCCCTGCTCATCCCCGCCACCTTCGCGGCCACGCCGCTGGAGGTGGCCACGGCCGAAACCCAGGGCGAGACCCTGGCCATGCTGGGCCTGGAGATCACCGCGTTTTCAGCCCGCACGCTGGCGGTGCGCGCCGTCCCCACCACGCTGGTACAAGGCGACGCGGTGGAACTGGCGCGCAAGGTGCTGGCCGAGCTGGCGCAGTACGAGGCCAGCAGCGTGGTTGAGCGCGCGCGCAATGAAATCCTCGCCACCATGGCCTGCCACGGCGCGGTGCGCGCCAACCGGCTCTTGAGCCTGCCCGAGATGAACGCGCTGCTGCGCCAGATGGAAACCACCGAGCGCTCGGACCAATGCAACCACGGCCGCCCGACCTGGCGCCAGCTATCGATGAAAGAGCTGGACGCGCTTTTCCTGCGCGGCCGCTGA
- a CDS encoding DedA family protein, with amino-acid sequence MELLAFLIDFILHVDKHLELFVATYGAWVYALLFLIVFVETGVVVMPFLPGDSLLFIAGALSGAGMLDFWSATAVLLVAAVLGDQCNFQIGHHFGPRVFQWENSRWFNRKAFDRAHAFYERYGGITIVLARFMPFIRTFAPFVAGVAAMNRARFTAYNVGGALVWVLGICSAGHFFGNLPWVKENLEKIIWALILVPGLIAIYGAWRGARVRPAQP; translated from the coding sequence ATGGAATTGCTTGCCTTTCTGATCGACTTCATCCTGCACGTGGACAAGCACCTGGAGCTGTTCGTGGCCACCTATGGGGCCTGGGTGTATGCGCTGCTGTTCCTGATCGTGTTCGTGGAAACCGGCGTGGTGGTCATGCCTTTTCTGCCGGGCGACTCGCTGCTCTTCATTGCCGGCGCGCTCAGCGGTGCCGGCATGCTGGACTTCTGGAGCGCCACGGCCGTGCTGCTGGTGGCGGCGGTGCTTGGCGACCAGTGCAACTTCCAGATCGGCCACCACTTCGGTCCGCGGGTGTTCCAGTGGGAGAACTCGCGCTGGTTCAACCGCAAGGCCTTCGATCGCGCGCATGCGTTTTATGAGCGCTATGGCGGCATCACCATCGTGCTGGCGCGCTTCATGCCTTTCATTCGCACCTTCGCGCCCTTCGTGGCCGGTGTGGCGGCGATGAACCGCGCGCGCTTTACCGCCTACAACGTCGGCGGCGCGCTGGTCTGGGTGCTGGGCATTTGCAGCGCGGGCCATTTCTTCGGCAACCTGCCCTGGGTGAAGGAGAACCTGGAGAAGATCATCTGGGCGCTGATCCTGGTGCCGGGCCTGATCGCGATCTACGGCGCCTGGCGCGGCGCACGGGTACGCCCCGCACAGCCCTGA
- the guaD gene encoding guanine deaminase produces the protein MKAYRAQLLRFDAQGQALYESDGLLVTGPGSDGVRRVIDAGAYRAVAARHPGVPVTHWQGRLIAPGFIDMHVHYPQTDIIGSPADGLLPWLTNYTFPAEMRFADPAYAAEIAHVFFEELLRNGVTTALTFATAHPASVDAFFHEAQKRGLRMMGGKVLQDRHSPDGLRDETEQSLADTEALIRRWHGKDRLGYAITPRFAPTSSEAQLRGAGELAARYGDTWIHSHVAENRDEVRWVRELFPQSRSYLSVYEDFGLLRARAVYAHCIHLDADDRALMHASASAAAVSPTSNLFLGSGFFDFGAAQAAGMLHGLASDVGGGTSFSPFRTMLAAYFIGREGQSKPGLSLAPSELWWLHTGGAARALGLQGCTGTLATGTEADFVVLNPDAIPLLARKARRAQNLQELLFALIVLGDDRVVERVVTA, from the coding sequence ATGAAAGCCTACCGCGCGCAATTGCTGCGCTTCGACGCACAAGGCCAGGCGCTGTACGAGAGCGACGGCCTGCTGGTGACCGGGCCGGGCAGCGACGGCGTGCGGCGCGTGATCGACGCCGGAGCCTACCGCGCGGTGGCCGCGCGCCATCCGGGCGTGCCGGTGACGCACTGGCAGGGGCGTTTGATCGCGCCCGGCTTCATCGACATGCACGTGCATTACCCGCAGACCGACATCATCGGCTCGCCCGCCGACGGGCTGCTGCCCTGGCTCACCAACTACACCTTCCCGGCCGAGATGCGCTTTGCCGACCCGGCCTACGCCGCCGAGATCGCGCACGTGTTCTTCGAAGAGCTGCTGCGCAACGGCGTGACCACCGCGCTCACCTTTGCCACAGCGCACCCGGCCTCGGTCGATGCCTTCTTTCACGAGGCGCAAAAGCGCGGGCTGCGCATGATGGGCGGCAAGGTGCTGCAGGACCGCCATTCGCCCGACGGCCTGCGCGACGAGACCGAGCAAAGCCTCGCCGACACCGAAGCGCTGATCCGGCGCTGGCACGGCAAGGACCGGCTGGGCTACGCCATCACGCCGCGCTTTGCGCCCACCAGCAGCGAGGCGCAGCTGCGCGGCGCGGGCGAGCTGGCCGCGCGCTACGGCGACACCTGGATCCATTCGCACGTGGCAGAAAACCGCGACGAGGTGCGCTGGGTGCGCGAGCTGTTTCCGCAATCGCGCTCCTACCTGTCTGTCTACGAGGACTTCGGGCTGCTGCGCGCACGCGCGGTGTATGCGCACTGCATCCACCTGGACGCGGACGACCGCGCACTGATGCACGCCAGCGCCAGCGCCGCCGCCGTCAGCCCCACGAGCAACCTGTTTCTGGGCAGCGGCTTCTTCGACTTTGGCGCCGCCCAGGCCGCGGGCATGCTGCATGGCCTGGCCAGCGACGTGGGCGGGGGCACCAGCTTTTCACCGTTTCGCACCATGCTCGCGGCCTATTTCATCGGCCGCGAGGGGCAGAGCAAGCCGGGGCTGTCGCTCGCGCCCTCCGAGCTGTGGTGGCTGCACACCGGCGGCGCGGCGCGCGCGCTGGGCCTGCAAGGCTGCACGGGGACGCTGGCCACGGGCACCGAGGCGGACTTCGTGGTGCTCAACCCCGATGCCATCCCGCTGCTCGCGCGCAAGGCCAGGCGCGCGCAAAACCTGCAGGAGCTGTTGTTTGCGCTGATCGTGCTCGGCGACGACCGCGTGGTCGAACGCGTGGTGACGGCCTGA
- a CDS encoding NCS2 family permease, whose product MLERLFKLKEHDTNVRTELIAGLTTFLTMAYIIFVNPAILGDAGMPKDSVFVATCLIAALGTAVMALYANYPIALAPGMGLNAYFAYAVVLHMGFTWQAALGAVFISGCLFLVVTLTGIRSLIINGIPQSLRMAITVGIGLFLSLIALKSAGIVTGNEATLVTLGDLHQPSVVLAVIGFLIMVALDRMRVRGAILIGIIAVTILSFIFGGNEFRGIFSAPPSIEPTLFKLDIHTALTKGLLNVVLVFFLVELFDATGTLMGVARRAGLLVPGKMDRLNKSLFADSAAIFAGSLLGTSSTTAYVESASGVQAGGRTGLTAMTVSVLFLAALFIAPLAGAVPAYATAPALFFVGCLMMRDLTELDWGESTEVIPAAVTALMMPFTYSIANGLAFGFISYAAIKLFTGRVREVHWMVWLIALVFLFKFFYVGG is encoded by the coding sequence ATGCTGGAAAGACTGTTCAAGCTCAAGGAGCACGACACCAACGTGCGCACCGAGCTGATCGCGGGCCTGACGACCTTCCTCACCATGGCCTACATCATCTTCGTCAACCCGGCCATCCTGGGCGACGCGGGCATGCCCAAGGATTCGGTCTTCGTCGCCACCTGCCTGATCGCCGCGCTGGGCACGGCGGTGATGGCGCTGTACGCCAACTATCCCATCGCGCTGGCGCCGGGCATGGGGCTGAACGCCTATTTCGCCTACGCAGTGGTGTTGCACATGGGCTTTACCTGGCAGGCGGCGCTGGGGGCGGTGTTCATCTCGGGCTGCCTGTTCCTGGTGGTCACGCTCACCGGCATCCGCAGCCTGATCATCAACGGCATTCCGCAGTCGCTGCGCATGGCGATCACCGTGGGCATAGGGCTGTTCCTGTCGCTGATCGCGCTCAAGAGCGCGGGCATCGTGACCGGCAACGAAGCCACGCTCGTCACCCTGGGCGACCTGCACCAGCCCAGCGTGGTGCTGGCCGTGATCGGCTTCCTGATCATGGTGGCGCTGGACCGCATGCGCGTGCGCGGCGCCATCCTGATCGGCATCATCGCGGTCACCATCCTCTCGTTCATCTTTGGCGGCAACGAGTTCCGCGGCATCTTCTCGGCGCCGCCCTCGATCGAGCCGACGCTGTTCAAGCTGGACATCCACACCGCGCTCACCAAGGGACTGCTCAACGTGGTGCTGGTGTTCTTTCTGGTGGAACTGTTCGACGCCACCGGCACGCTGATGGGCGTGGCGCGCCGCGCGGGCCTGCTGGTGCCGGGCAAGATGGACCGGCTGAACAAGTCGCTGTTTGCCGACAGCGCCGCCATCTTCGCCGGCTCGCTGCTCGGTACTTCCAGCACCACGGCCTACGTGGAAAGCGCCTCGGGCGTGCAGGCGGGCGGGCGCACGGGCCTCACGGCGATGACGGTATCGGTGCTCTTTCTTGCTGCGTTGTTCATAGCGCCTCTGGCAGGTGCGGTGCCGGCCTATGCCACGGCGCCCGCCCTCTTCTTCGTCGGCTGCCTGATGATGCGCGACCTGACCGAGCTGGACTGGGGCGAATCCACCGAGGTGATCCCGGCCGCGGTGACCGCGCTGATGATGCCCTTCACCTACTCCATCGCCAACGGCCTGGCCTTCGGCTTCATCTCCTACGCCGCCATCAAGCTGTTCACCGGCCGCGTGCGTGAAGTGCACTGGATGGTCTGGCTGATCGCGCTGGTCTTCCTGTTCAAGTTCTTCTACGTCGGGGGTTGA
- a CDS encoding LysR family transcriptional regulator produces MEQPQAPPTAGSATHPGVDRAFFDRVDLHLIRVLHTVLAEHSVSRAALRLGMNQPAVSAALKRLRELTGDPLLVRSGAEMVVTDVAQQMLEPAAAVLRAAQTLFTEARAFDAATSTTTFNIAASDYLDPLFLPRLVTDIKRQAPLVHVEIHALTREADYRAQLAQGEVDLVIGNWLQPPEDLHIAQLFSDEVVSLVSREHPAAQSGWNAEEWLAAEHVAPMPTYPGARGIIDQVLSSQGLARRIVVRSAYFGLIPEMVAHSRLVLTTGRQHCERVARELPLAIVPCPVPMPPLHYYQLWHTRSQHASGARWLRERVKQTIAQL; encoded by the coding sequence ATGGAGCAGCCCCAAGCGCCACCGACAGCAGGCAGCGCGACCCACCCGGGGGTGGACCGCGCCTTCTTCGACCGTGTGGACCTGCACCTGATACGCGTGCTGCACACCGTGCTCGCCGAGCACAGCGTCTCGCGCGCGGCGCTGCGCCTGGGCATGAACCAGCCGGCCGTCTCGGCCGCGCTCAAGCGCCTGCGCGAGCTCACCGGCGACCCGCTGCTGGTGCGAAGCGGCGCCGAGATGGTGGTCACCGACGTGGCCCAGCAGATGCTCGAGCCCGCGGCCGCGGTGCTGCGCGCCGCGCAGACCCTGTTCACCGAGGCACGCGCCTTTGACGCCGCCACCAGCACCACCACCTTCAACATCGCCGCCAGCGACTACCTGGACCCGCTGTTCCTGCCGCGTCTGGTCACCGACATCAAGCGCCAGGCGCCGCTGGTGCATGTGGAGATCCACGCGCTCACGCGCGAGGCCGACTACCGCGCGCAGCTCGCGCAGGGCGAGGTCGATCTGGTCATAGGCAACTGGCTGCAGCCGCCCGAGGACCTGCACATCGCCCAGCTCTTCAGCGACGAAGTGGTGTCGCTGGTGAGTCGCGAGCACCCCGCGGCCCAGAGCGGCTGGAACGCCGAGGAATGGCTGGCGGCCGAGCACGTCGCGCCCATGCCGACCTACCCGGGCGCGCGCGGCATCATCGACCAGGTACTGAGCAGCCAGGGGCTGGCGCGGCGCATCGTGGTGCGCAGCGCCTATTTCGGGCTGATCCCCGAGATGGTGGCGCACAGCCGCCTGGTGCTGACCACCGGACGCCAGCACTGCGAGCGCGTGGCGCGCGAGCTGCCGCTGGCCATCGTGCCCTGCCCCGTGCCCATGCCGCCGCTGCACTACTACCAGCTCTGGCATACGCGCAGCCAGCATGCCAGCGGCGCGCGCTGGCTGCGCGAGCGCGTCAAGCAGACCATCGCCCAACTCTGA
- the xdhB gene encoding xanthine dehydrogenase molybdopterin binding subunit: MNTRIAEELLRRDAPFADYQHNLGSRTDAQAEASALQAGARVGVSRPHESAELHVSGSATYCDDIAELAGTLHCALGLSPIAAGRLLDSDLAAVRAMPGVVRVFTAADIPGENNCGSVLHDDPILCDGEIRYLGQPVFAVVAETREQARRAAALARTVLKTEAAEPVLTPRQAHEKQQYVVAPMHLTRSSSGLDEAGIRAAIEKAPHRLSGSLDVGGQEQFYLEGQISYALPKEGGGMHIHCSTQHPSEMQFLVAHALGIQAHAVLVECRRMGGGFGGKESQSAQFACIAAIAARTLNRPVKLRLDRDDDFMVTGRRHGFWYEYDVGYDDEGRVLGVALQMVSHAGHSADLSAAVMTRAICHFDNAYWLPEVAMHGFCARTNTQSNTAFRGFGGPQGAVCMEYILDSIARNLGKDALAVRRANFYGKGERNVTPYRQTVQDNILDEIVGQLEASSDYAARRKEVAGFNASSPVLKKGLALTPVKFGISFNVKHLNQAGALVHVYLDGSILVNHGGTEMGQGLNTKVAQVVAHELGVNFERVRMSATDTSKVANTSATAASTGSDLNGKAAQDAARRIRERLAANVAQRHGGKSGDVRFANDKVFAAGKELDFSAVVADAYLDRVQLWSDGFYATPGLSWDAKTMTGHPFYYYAYGAAVSEVVVDTLTGEWKLLRADLLHDVGQSLNPAVDIGQIEGGFIQGMGWMTMEELVWHPRSGMLMTHAPSTYKIPTANDCPPVFNVQLFEGRNVQDAIHRSKAVGEPPLLLPFSVFFAIRDAVSAVGGHQHNPPLPVPATSEAILRAITAVQAA, encoded by the coding sequence ATGAACACCCGCATTGCCGAAGAACTGCTGCGCCGCGACGCACCCTTTGCCGACTACCAGCACAACCTTGGTTCACGCACCGATGCGCAGGCCGAGGCCAGCGCGCTGCAGGCCGGCGCCCGCGTGGGCGTGAGCCGCCCGCACGAATCGGCCGAGCTGCATGTGAGCGGCAGCGCCACCTATTGCGACGACATTGCGGAACTGGCAGGCACGCTGCACTGCGCGCTCGGCCTGTCGCCGATAGCGGCGGGCCGCCTGCTGGACAGCGATCTGGCCGCGGTGCGGGCCATGCCCGGCGTGGTGCGCGTCTTCACTGCGGCAGACATCCCCGGCGAGAACAACTGCGGCTCGGTGCTGCACGACGACCCCATCCTGTGCGACGGCGAAATCCGCTACCTTGGCCAGCCGGTGTTCGCCGTGGTGGCCGAAACGCGCGAACAGGCGCGCCGCGCCGCAGCCCTGGCCAGGACGGTGCTCAAGACCGAGGCGGCCGAGCCGGTGCTGACCCCGCGCCAGGCGCACGAGAAGCAGCAGTACGTGGTGGCGCCGATGCACTTGACGCGCAGCAGCAGCGGGCTGGACGAGGCCGGCATACGCGCGGCGATAGAAAAGGCGCCGCACCGCCTCAGCGGCAGCCTGGACGTGGGCGGGCAGGAGCAGTTCTACCTCGAAGGCCAGATCAGCTACGCCCTGCCCAAGGAGGGCGGCGGCATGCACATCCACTGCTCCACCCAGCACCCGAGCGAGATGCAGTTCCTCGTCGCGCACGCGCTCGGCATCCAGGCGCATGCGGTGCTGGTCGAATGCCGGCGCATGGGCGGCGGCTTTGGCGGCAAGGAGTCGCAGTCGGCGCAGTTCGCCTGCATTGCGGCCATCGCCGCGCGCACGCTGAACCGCCCGGTCAAGCTGCGCCTGGACCGCGACGACGACTTCATGGTCACCGGCCGGCGCCACGGCTTCTGGTACGAATACGACGTGGGCTACGACGACGAGGGCCGCGTGCTCGGCGTCGCGCTGCAGATGGTCTCGCACGCAGGGCATTCGGCCGACCTGTCGGCGGCGGTGATGACACGGGCCATCTGCCACTTCGACAACGCCTACTGGCTGCCCGAAGTCGCCATGCACGGCTTCTGCGCGAGGACCAACACGCAGAGCAACACCGCCTTTCGCGGCTTCGGCGGGCCGCAGGGCGCGGTCTGCATGGAATACATCCTGGACAGCATCGCGCGCAATCTGGGCAAGGATGCGCTGGCGGTGCGCCGCGCCAACTTCTACGGCAAGGGCGAGCGCAACGTCACGCCCTACCGCCAGACGGTGCAGGACAACATCCTCGACGAGATCGTCGGCCAGCTCGAAGCCAGCAGCGACTACGCCGCGCGCCGCAAGGAAGTGGCCGGCTTCAACGCCTCCAGCCCGGTGCTCAAGAAGGGGCTGGCGCTCACGCCGGTCAAGTTCGGCATCAGCTTCAACGTCAAGCACCTGAACCAGGCGGGCGCGCTGGTGCATGTGTACCTGGACGGCTCCATCCTGGTGAACCACGGCGGCACCGAGATGGGCCAGGGCCTGAACACCAAGGTGGCGCAGGTGGTGGCGCACGAGCTGGGCGTGAACTTCGAGCGCGTGCGCATGAGCGCCACCGACACCAGCAAGGTGGCCAACACCTCGGCCACGGCGGCCTCCACCGGCTCGGACCTCAACGGCAAGGCGGCGCAGGACGCGGCGCGGAGAATCCGCGAGCGCCTGGCGGCCAACGTGGCGCAGCGCCACGGCGGCAAGAGCGGGGACGTGCGCTTTGCCAACGACAAGGTCTTCGCCGCGGGCAAGGAACTGGACTTCAGCGCCGTGGTGGCCGACGCCTACCTGGACCGCGTGCAACTGTGGTCCGACGGCTTCTACGCCACGCCCGGCCTCTCCTGGGACGCCAAGACCATGACTGGCCACCCCTTCTACTACTACGCCTACGGCGCGGCGGTGAGCGAGGTGGTGGTCGACACCCTCACGGGCGAATGGAAGCTGCTGCGCGCCGACCTGCTGCACGACGTCGGCCAGTCGCTGAACCCGGCGGTGGACATCGGCCAGATCGAGGGCGGCTTCATCCAGGGCATGGGCTGGATGACCATGGAAGAGCTGGTCTGGCACCCCAGGAGCGGCATGCTCATGACGCACGCGCCCAGCACCTACAAGATTCCCACGGCCAACGACTGCCCGCCGGTGTTCAACGTCCAGCTGTTTGAAGGGCGCAACGTGCAGGACGCCATCCACCGCAGCAAGGCCGTGGGCGAGCCGCCGCTACTGCTGCCGTTTTCGGTGTTCTTCGCGATCCGCGACGCGGTCTCCGCCGTCGGCGGGCACCAGCACAACCCGCCGCTTCCGGTGCCTGCCACCAGCGAAGCCATCCTGCGCGCCATCACCGCCGTGCAAGCCGCCTGA